The Trichomycterus rosablanca isolate fTriRos1 chromosome 15, fTriRos1.hap1, whole genome shotgun sequence genome contains a region encoding:
- the zbtb45 gene encoding zinc finger and BTB domain-containing protein 45 translates to MAACGSDSVHYIRLQNASECVLESLRSQRRDGVFCDVTVRIQDASLRAHACVLAAGSPFFQDKLLLGHSEISVPPLVPADAVLQLVDFLYSGSMVLLRSQALRMLTAASILQIKSVIDECTQIISASANHKRNAAARGSGAAVKARGTEEGVAVGGAMPGFGYTMEECGEVTAENTEQSGSHFISQTGAGQGEAGSLEAGGVNRMLPLSELMCRGEGLGAAGGGASLKAVGCTQDMQSYMLNQNPERTAGPAQNQNRPEPVHAPINNPAGMARGGGSGFVGVAEELPVAMERFGEGEELDERGRDGERGDRGAGHSRKQRQPLRLQVMGPEQVVVKDEGVQEGENLFEMNERQDATHPQTYGQAGFYEEASVYAGGFWPQTDASQALVSNPRSRSNKPMTPPTSSHNITNQMLYQYPVSESQPSPYFVGGAMAMDSMPETCQQAPPPAPLTPAPPPPAPACIAGPSFSAQGSETSFDCSHCGKSLRSRKNYSKHMFIHSGQKPHQCSICWRSFSLRDYLLKHMVVHTGVRAFQCSVCSKRFTQKSSLNVHMRTHRVERSFSCAVCNRAFTHRTLLERHALQHQHPAVVEAPAEHGAAAGGAGGNGPPDT, encoded by the exons ATGGCGGCGTGCGGTTCCGACTCGGTGCACTACATCCGTCTGCAGAACGCCAGCGAGTGCGTCCTGGAGTCGCTGCGCTCCCAGCGGCGTGACGGCGTGTTCTGCGACGTGACCGTGCGGATCCAGGACGCGTCCCTGCGCGCCCACGCCTGCGTGCTGGCGGCCGGGAGCCCGTTCTTCCAGGACAAGCTGCTGCTGGGTCACTCCGAGATCAGCGTGCCGCCGCTGGTGCCCGCCGACGCCGTGCTGCAGCTGGTGGACTTCCTGTACAGCGGCTCCATGGTGCTGCTGCGCTCGCAGGCCCTGCGCATGCTCACGGCCGCCAGCATCCTGCAGATCAAGAGCGTCATCGACGAGTGCACGCAGATCATCTCCGCCTCCGCCAACCACAAACGCAACGCCGCCGCCAGGGGGAGCGGGGCCGCCGTCAAGGCGCGGGGCACGGAGGAGGGCGTGGCCGTGGGCGGGGCCATGCCGGGGTTCGGCTACACCATGGAGGAGTGCGGCGAGGTGACGGCCGAAAACACGGAGCAGAGCGGCTCGCATTTCATCTCACAGACGG GGGCGGGGCAGGGCGAGGCGGGCTCTCTGGAAGCGGGCGGAGTCAACAGAATGCTGCCCCTGAGTGAGCTGATGTGCAGGGGGGAGGGGCTGGGCGCGGCGGGGGGCGGAGCCTCTCTGAAAGCCGTCGGCTGTACCCAGGACATGCAGAGCTACATGCTGAACCAGAACCCCGAGAGAACCGCCGGCCCCGCCCAGAACCAGAACCGGCCCGAACCGGTCCACGCTCCCATCAACAACCCCGCCGGCATGGCCAGGGGGGGCGGTTCCGGGTTCGTGGGCGTGGCCGAGGAGCTGCCGGTCGCCATGGAGAGGTTCGGCGAGGGGGAGGAGCTGGACGAGAGAGGAAGAGACGGCGAGAGAGGGGACAGGGGGGCGGGGCATAGCCGAAAACAGAGGCAACCGCTACGGCTACAG gtgatgGGACCGGAGCAGGTGGTGGTGAAGGACGAGGGGGTTCAGGAGGGAGAAAATCTGTTCGAGATGAACGAGCGGCAGGACGCGACACACCCACAAACCTACGGACAG GCGGGGTTCTATGAGGAAGCGAGCGTGTACGCCGGAGGGTTCTGGCCCCAGACCGACGCATCCCAGGCTTTGGTTTCGAATCCCCGTTCCCGTAGCAACAAGCCCATGACTCCGCCTACCTCTTCACACAACATTACCAACCag ATGCTCTATCAGTATCCCGTCAGCGAATCACAGCCTTCACCTTACTTTGTGGGCGGGGCCATGGCAATGGACAGCATGCCAGAGACCTGTCAGCAGGCTCCTCCCCCAGCTCCGCTCACCCCGGCCCCGCCCCCTCCCGCCCCAGCATGCATCGCGGGGCCTAGTTTTTCGGCTCAGGGATCCGAGACGTCGTTCGACTGCAGCCACTGCGGCAAATCACTGCGATCACGCAAGAACTACAGCAAGCACATGTTCATCCActcgg gtCAGAAGCCTCACCAGTGCAGTATCTGCTGGCGCTCCTTCTCGCTGCGTGATTACCTCCTGAAGCACATGGTGGTGCACACGGGGGTGCGGGCGTTCCAGTGCAGCGTGTGCAGTAAACGCTTCACTCAGAAGAGCTCGCTCAACGTCCACATGCGTACCCACCGGGTGGAGCGCTCCTTCTCCTGCGCCGTCTGCAACCGCGCCTTCACCCACCGCACCCTGCTGGAGCGCCACGCCCTGCAGCACCAGCACCCCGCCGTCGTCGAGGCGCCCGCCGAGCACGGGGCCGCCGCCGGGGGGGCGGGGGGTAACGGGCCGCCCGACACCtag